A DNA window from Streptococcus mutans contains the following coding sequences:
- a CDS encoding helix-turn-helix domain-containing protein — protein sequence MKLMITKQFQSFLQELGIDIRLVLQKAQLPNKLWQEELTYNAQEYYCFIATLDKLITDEALLALSRIENIKKFVPAFFAALASPDGLTALQRFSKYKSLIGPVKVQLEDGGDEISVSYAYCSSQLPLPRMLLLQEQLLLLSLLRTGTGTCILPYEISSPYDYGRLLEKEAGILPKKTDYNRLVLSKADLEKPFITENNVMWYHLKLSLNQQLSQLHSDDNFTQAVQTELLSAIPSGQFSLAMIANRLGLSARTLQRKLAAEDTTFNEEVLHMQKLMTFSYLDLSMSVDEIAYLVGYSEKSSFLRAFKKWTGKTLKQYKETAL from the coding sequence ATGAAACTGATGATTACGAAACAATTTCAGTCTTTCCTACAAGAATTGGGAATAGATATCAGGCTGGTTTTACAAAAAGCACAGCTGCCTAATAAGCTGTGGCAAGAAGAGCTTACTTATAATGCTCAGGAGTACTATTGTTTTATAGCAACCTTAGATAAGCTGATTACGGATGAAGCTTTGTTAGCTTTGAGCAGAATTGAAAATATTAAGAAGTTTGTGCCGGCCTTTTTTGCTGCTTTGGCAAGTCCTGATGGTTTGACGGCTTTACAGCGTTTTTCGAAATATAAAAGCTTGATTGGTCCAGTAAAAGTACAGCTTGAAGACGGCGGAGATGAAATTTCTGTAAGTTATGCCTACTGTTCATCACAGCTTCCGCTTCCTCGCATGTTATTGCTGCAGGAACAGTTGCTTCTTTTAAGTCTCTTACGGACGGGAACAGGGACTTGCATTCTTCCTTACGAAATAAGTTCTCCTTATGATTATGGAAGACTTCTTGAGAAGGAAGCAGGAATCCTGCCGAAAAAAACAGATTATAATCGTTTAGTATTATCTAAAGCAGATCTTGAAAAACCTTTTATCACTGAAAATAATGTCATGTGGTATCATTTGAAGTTAAGTCTTAATCAGCAGTTGTCCCAACTCCATAGTGATGACAATTTCACTCAGGCCGTTCAGACAGAGTTGCTGTCTGCCATCCCTAGTGGACAATTTTCCCTTGCAATGATAGCTAACAGACTAGGGCTCAGTGCCCGTACCCTGCAACGTAAATTGGCTGCTGAGGATACAACTTTTAATGAGGAAGTTTTACATATGCAAAAATTGATGACTTTTTCCTATCTTGACTTATCTATGTCAGTTGATGAGATTGCTTATTTAGTAGGCTACTCAGAAAAGTCCAGCTTTCTGCGGGCCTTTAAAAAATGGACCGGCAAGACATTAAAGCAGTATAAGGAAACCGCTCTTTAA
- the tkt gene encoding transketolase has protein sequence MSDLSVNAIRFLGVDAIEKSKSGHPGVVMGAAPMAYSLYTKHLRVNPSQPNWINRDRFVLSAGHGSMLLYALLHLSGFEDISIDEIKNFRQWGSKTPGHPEYGHTVGVDVTTGPLGQGISMAVGLAQAERFLAAKYNREGYPIFDHYTYVIAGDGDFMEGVSGEASSYAAKQNLDKLIVLYDSNDICLDGETNDAFTESVRARYDAYGWHTILVEDGNNIEAIGLAIEEAKAAGKPSLIEIKTVIGYGAPTKGGTNAVHGAPLGAEEATATRKALNWGYAPFEVPQEVYDDFKENVADRGEAAYDAWSNLVGEYRQAYPKEAREVDAIIDGKDPVEIKEADFPVYENGFSQATRNSSQDAINAAADVLPNFLGGSADLAHSNMTYIKADGLQDADHPLNRNIQFGVREFAMAAVLNGMALHGGLRVYGGTFFVFSDYLKAAVRLSALQGVPVTYVFTHDSIAVGEDGPTHEPIEHLAGLRATPNLVVFRPADARETQAAWHYALTSQNTPTALVLTRQNLDVEAGSSFTSVAKGAYVTYETDSDFNTILLASGSEVNLAVKAAKELEAQGEKVRVVSVPSTELFDEQSAAYKEAILPNSVRRRVAIEMAASQPWYKYVGLDGAVIGIDKFGASAPAAQVIENYGFTVDNVVKVVKGLK, from the coding sequence ATGTCAGATTTATCGGTTAATGCCATTCGCTTTTTAGGGGTAGATGCTATTGAAAAGTCTAAGTCGGGTCACCCGGGTGTTGTCATGGGCGCTGCCCCAATGGCTTACAGTCTATATACTAAGCATTTACGTGTTAACCCAAGTCAGCCAAATTGGATTAACCGTGACCGTTTTGTTTTGTCAGCTGGTCATGGCTCAATGCTTTTATATGCTCTCTTGCACTTGTCGGGATTTGAAGATATTTCTATTGATGAAATCAAAAATTTCCGTCAGTGGGGCTCTAAAACACCGGGGCACCCTGAGTATGGCCATACCGTAGGTGTTGATGTGACAACAGGCCCTCTTGGCCAAGGGATTTCAATGGCTGTTGGTTTGGCTCAAGCTGAACGTTTCTTAGCTGCTAAATACAATCGTGAAGGCTACCCTATTTTTGATCACTATACTTATGTTATTGCCGGTGATGGTGATTTTATGGAAGGTGTTTCTGGCGAAGCGTCATCCTATGCTGCCAAACAAAATTTGGATAAACTGATTGTTCTTTATGATTCTAATGATATTTGTTTGGATGGTGAAACCAATGATGCGTTCACTGAAAGTGTTCGTGCACGATATGATGCTTATGGATGGCATACAATCTTAGTTGAAGATGGCAATAATATTGAAGCTATTGGACTTGCTATTGAAGAAGCAAAGGCAGCTGGCAAACCTTCTCTTATTGAAATTAAAACTGTGATTGGCTACGGTGCTCCAACTAAAGGCGGTACCAATGCTGTTCATGGTGCACCACTTGGAGCTGAAGAAGCAACTGCTACTCGTAAGGCTCTCAATTGGGGTTATGCTCCTTTTGAAGTTCCTCAAGAGGTTTATGATGATTTCAAAGAAAATGTTGCGGATCGTGGTGAAGCTGCTTACGATGCTTGGTCAAATCTTGTTGGAGAATATCGACAAGCTTATCCTAAAGAGGCGCGTGAAGTGGATGCAATTATTGATGGAAAAGATCCTGTGGAAATCAAAGAAGCTGATTTTCCAGTCTACGAAAATGGTTTCTCTCAAGCAACGCGTAATTCTAGTCAAGATGCCATCAATGCTGCGGCAGACGTACTACCTAACTTTCTTGGAGGATCTGCTGATCTTGCGCATTCTAACATGACTTACATTAAAGCAGATGGGCTTCAAGATGCTGATCATCCGCTTAACCGTAACATCCAGTTTGGTGTTCGTGAATTTGCTATGGCTGCTGTTTTGAATGGTATGGCTCTTCATGGCGGACTGCGTGTTTATGGCGGTACCTTCTTTGTCTTTTCAGACTATCTCAAAGCAGCTGTTCGTTTGTCAGCTCTTCAAGGAGTACCAGTAACTTATGTCTTTACCCACGATTCGATTGCCGTTGGTGAAGATGGCCCTACTCATGAACCGATTGAACACTTGGCAGGTTTACGTGCCACTCCTAATTTGGTTGTTTTTCGCCCAGCTGATGCACGCGAAACACAGGCAGCATGGCATTATGCTTTGACAAGCCAAAACACACCAACAGCTCTTGTTTTGACACGTCAAAATCTTGATGTTGAAGCTGGTTCAAGCTTTACTTCAGTTGCTAAGGGAGCTTATGTTACTTATGAAACAGATTCTGACTTTAATACCATTCTTTTGGCATCAGGTTCTGAAGTTAACTTAGCAGTCAAAGCAGCTAAGGAATTGGAAGCACAAGGCGAAAAAGTACGTGTTGTTTCTGTTCCTTCTACAGAGCTCTTTGATGAGCAATCTGCTGCCTACAAAGAAGCTATTTTGCCAAATTCAGTACGCCGTCGTGTAGCCATTGAAATGGCAGCCAGCCAACCATGGTATAAATATGTTGGTCTTGATGGTGCGGTTATCGGTATTGATAAATTTGGAGCATCAGCTCCTGCTGCTCAAGTCATTGAAAATTATGGCTTTACAGTAGATAATGTGGTTAAAGTTGTTAAGGGACTGAAATAG
- a CDS encoding LytTR family DNA-binding domain-containing protein encodes MGTMKLRIEQDDQYKELEIHITYGQKDKLIERILGFLETVDRQLSCYQEGRKYLVNFSDIYYIESVDKKTFVYLADEVYQTDLKLYQLLHDLQHDGFVQISKSCLLNINVLENIRPLFNSRMEATLLNGEKVIVNRRYLPDVKEALKGIR; translated from the coding sequence ATGGGTACTATGAAATTACGAATTGAGCAAGATGACCAGTATAAGGAATTAGAAATTCATATCACATATGGTCAGAAAGATAAGTTGATTGAGCGCATTCTCGGTTTTCTGGAGACAGTAGACAGGCAGCTCAGCTGTTATCAGGAGGGCAGAAAGTATTTGGTCAATTTTTCAGATATTTACTATATCGAAAGTGTGGACAAAAAAACCTTTGTCTACTTGGCAGATGAGGTTTATCAGACGGATTTAAAACTTTACCAGTTGCTTCATGACCTACAACATGATGGCTTTGTTCAGATTAGCAAGTCTTGTTTGCTCAATATCAATGTTCTGGAGAATATACGCCCGCTTTTCAACAGCCGTATGGAAGCCACTTTATTGAATGGTGAAAAGGTCATTGTCAACCGCCGCTATTTGCCAGATGTTAAAGAAGCTTTGAAAGGAATTCGATAA
- a CDS encoding HXXEE domain-containing protein has translation MTAALFAFIAITLFMIHEFEEIILVCPWIAKNKSDPKFANEIFISGRKHYPSAENIAVAVLEEFVLASLILLAGILFRVPELVLAITLGHTFHLFSHISQAITYRTWVPGSITAALTLPLLVMAIMGFCFAQTLSWMLLLMLTVLIFPLQLVNLRFLHQQTDKVEKFLHS, from the coding sequence ATGACAGCAGCACTATTCGCTTTTATCGCTATAACGCTTTTTATGATACACGAGTTTGAAGAAATAATTTTAGTCTGCCCATGGATTGCTAAGAACAAGAGTGATCCCAAGTTTGCCAATGAGATATTTATCTCAGGCAGAAAGCATTACCCTTCAGCAGAAAATATTGCAGTGGCTGTCTTAGAAGAGTTTGTTTTAGCTAGTCTGATTCTGCTTGCAGGCATTCTTTTTAGAGTACCAGAGTTGGTATTAGCTATCACATTGGGACATACTTTCCATCTTTTTTCTCATATTTCTCAAGCCATTACCTATCGTACATGGGTACCCGGAAGTATCACTGCAGCATTAACTCTTCCTTTACTGGTTATGGCTATCATGGGATTTTGTTTTGCTCAGACACTTAGCTGGATGCTTTTATTGATGCTGACAGTCCTTATATTCCCTCTTCAGTTGGTTAATCTGCGCTTTCTTCATCAGCAGACTGACAAAGTCGAAAAATTCCTGCATTCGTAA
- the ulaG gene encoding L-ascorbate 6-phosphate lactonase produces the protein MTNVKDITRESWILSTFPEWGTWLNEEIEEEVVPANNFAMWWLGNCGVWIKTPGGANVVMDLWSNRGKSTKKVKDMVWGHQMANMAGVRKLQPNLRVQPMVIDPFAINELDYYLVSHFHSDHIDINTAAAIVNNPKLDHVKFVGPYECGEIWKKWGVPEDRIIVIKPGDSFEFKDIKVTAVESFDRTCLVTLPVEGAKENNDDLKGLAVTDEEMARKAVNYIFETPGGTIYHGADSHFSNYFAKHGKDFDIDVAINNYGDNPVGIQDKMTSIDLLRMAENLRAKVIIPVHYDIWSNFMASTDEILVLWKMRKERLQYQFHPFIWEVGGKYTYPQDKDRIEYHHPRGFDDCFEHDSNIQFKALL, from the coding sequence ATGACTAATGTTAAAGATATTACAAGAGAATCATGGATTTTAAGTACTTTCCCAGAATGGGGCACTTGGCTGAACGAAGAAATTGAAGAAGAAGTAGTCCCTGCCAATAATTTTGCTATGTGGTGGCTGGGTAACTGTGGTGTCTGGATTAAAACTCCTGGTGGAGCCAATGTGGTTATGGACTTGTGGTCAAATCGCGGTAAATCAACTAAGAAAGTAAAAGACATGGTTTGGGGCCACCAAATGGCTAACATGGCAGGTGTGCGTAAATTACAACCAAACCTTCGTGTGCAACCGATGGTCATTGATCCATTTGCCATCAACGAATTAGACTACTATCTTGTTTCCCACTTCCACAGTGATCATATTGATATTAATACAGCTGCAGCTATTGTTAATAATCCCAAATTAGACCATGTTAAGTTCGTCGGACCATATGAATGTGGCGAAATCTGGAAAAAATGGGGAGTGCCAGAAGACCGCATTATCGTGATTAAACCGGGTGATTCTTTTGAATTTAAAGATATTAAAGTAACTGCTGTTGAATCCTTTGACCGTACTTGTCTGGTAACCTTACCAGTTGAAGGTGCAAAAGAGAACAATGACGACCTTAAAGGACTTGCTGTTACAGATGAGGAAATGGCTCGCAAGGCAGTTAACTATATCTTTGAAACTCCTGGTGGAACCATCTATCATGGTGCTGATTCTCACTTCTCAAATTACTTTGCTAAACATGGCAAAGACTTTGATATTGATGTTGCTATCAATAACTATGGTGACAACCCAGTTGGTATTCAAGATAAAATGACTTCAATCGATCTCCTTCGTATGGCTGAGAATCTTCGTGCCAAAGTCATTATTCCTGTTCACTACGATATTTGGTCTAATTTCATGGCTTCAACAGATGAAATTCTTGTCCTTTGGAAGATGCGTAAAGAACGTTTGCAATATCAATTCCATCCTTTCATTTGGGAAGTTGGTGGTAAATACACTTACCCACAAGATAAGGATAGAATTGAATATCATCACCCACGCGGTTTTGATGACTGCTTTGAGCATGATTCTAATATCCAGTTCAAAGCCCTCCTATAA
- a CDS encoding BglG family transcription antiterminator: protein MIILDRNSYDLLSYLIKLEEPETVMSISKVLNQSRRKVYYHLDKINEALPSEIPKIISYPRIGILLSSQQKAACRTLLADLDDYSYVMSIQERMLLSITYIAIAKDRVTIEKLMQINAVSRNTILNDLNELRQRLSFEPYSIKLQATKSKGYYLDCHPLSKIQYLNKLLHTIYTDSNPNFIAMMRDKLRDFADLSSYFSDDISSFIRGELQVSQALLGKKINSQDIRFMVATLPYQLLSYQNLGLSEREQRDLLSEFSPIKERKEYEIARHLNENLKREFHIELDEIETSLIAVLLLSYRKDRDMHLESHDYDDMRRVLSYFIDAFELDYHVCFKHKQLLLNQLLTHCKALLFRKAYGIVSNNPLTDQIKDKYADLFAMTKVCLSILENAWSIKMNDDDIAYITIHIGGELVHSETKPTPPAALTLVCDEGIGVQKLFMQQCKQYLPHSKIEAVLTSEQFYSVADIMAVDLVISTNDSLDTQLPTLFVHSILRDDDAIKLIRFAKQRGQTGQDDFDKKLETYIRHYVKNDSDCYVLKTKIEGLINEELLYDNNKR from the coding sequence ATGATTATCTTGGATAGAAATAGTTATGACCTTCTTTCTTATTTGATAAAGTTAGAAGAGCCTGAAACAGTGATGAGCATTTCTAAGGTTTTAAATCAGTCCAGACGTAAAGTTTATTACCATCTTGATAAAATAAATGAAGCGCTGCCATCTGAGATTCCGAAAATCATTAGCTATCCTCGCATAGGTATTTTGCTTTCATCACAACAAAAAGCAGCCTGCCGCACTTTGCTAGCAGATTTAGATGATTATTCTTATGTAATGAGTATACAAGAACGTATGCTGCTTAGCATAACTTATATTGCAATTGCTAAAGATCGTGTTACGATTGAAAAGTTGATGCAAATCAATGCAGTTTCCCGTAATACCATTCTCAATGACCTCAATGAACTGCGTCAACGTCTTTCTTTTGAACCATATAGTATTAAGCTTCAGGCAACCAAATCAAAAGGCTATTATTTGGACTGCCATCCTCTGTCTAAAATTCAATATTTAAATAAGCTTCTTCATACTATTTATACAGATAGTAACCCTAATTTTATAGCTATGATGCGTGATAAGCTGAGAGATTTTGCTGATTTGTCTAGTTATTTTTCTGATGATATTTCAAGTTTTATAAGAGGAGAATTGCAGGTTTCCCAAGCATTACTCGGTAAAAAAATCAACAGTCAAGATATCCGTTTTATGGTTGCTACTTTACCTTATCAGCTGTTAAGTTATCAGAACCTAGGTTTATCAGAACGTGAACAAAGAGATTTATTAAGTGAATTTTCTCCTATCAAAGAGCGCAAAGAATATGAAATTGCGAGGCATTTAAATGAGAATCTAAAAAGAGAATTTCATATTGAATTAGATGAGATCGAAACCTCTTTAATTGCTGTTTTGCTTTTGTCGTATCGAAAAGATCGCGATATGCATCTTGAAAGTCATGATTATGATGATATGCGGCGTGTTTTAAGCTATTTTATAGATGCTTTTGAGCTTGATTACCATGTTTGTTTTAAACATAAACAACTCTTACTTAATCAGTTATTAACGCATTGTAAAGCCCTTCTTTTTAGGAAGGCTTATGGCATCGTTTCAAATAATCCGCTAACAGACCAAATTAAAGATAAATATGCAGACTTATTTGCTATGACCAAGGTTTGTCTTTCTATTTTGGAAAATGCTTGGTCTATTAAAATGAATGACGATGATATTGCTTATATCACCATCCACATTGGCGGTGAGTTGGTACATTCTGAGACGAAACCGACACCACCTGCAGCCTTGACCCTAGTTTGTGATGAAGGCATTGGAGTGCAAAAACTCTTTATGCAGCAGTGCAAACAATATTTACCTCATAGCAAGATTGAAGCTGTCTTAACATCTGAACAATTTTATAGTGTTGCTGATATTATGGCTGTTGATTTGGTTATTTCAACTAATGACAGTCTCGATACGCAGCTGCCAACTCTTTTTGTCCATTCTATTTTAAGAGATGATGATGCCATTAAATTAATTCGTTTTGCTAAGCAGCGTGGACAAACGGGTCAGGATGATTTTGATAAAAAGTTAGAAACTTATATTCGTCATTATGTTAAGAATGATAGTGATTGTTATGTCCTCAAAACAAAAATTGAAGGCTTAATCAATGAGGAATTGCTTTATGATAATAATAAAAGATAG